A single genomic interval of Shewanella halotolerans harbors:
- a CDS encoding cysteine hydrolase family protein — protein MSQSIRQAVMQASQAWIADFNRQAFADCIARYLPGAQMQVSPFGRFDGIEAISQFWLGFAQQNPGELVYRNVEIKVLSDKQAILSANWRMNIASGFISKELWTLADDGHWYLEEDDFSVLTQLSEPLAPQMRSALVLVDLQNDYFKGGRFALDNCEQAATNAAKLLHHFRINQLPVIHVQHIFKDPEASFFQAGTQGVEIADMVAPKGNEPVIIKHHVDSFIDTALSQTLIELGIDKLVVVGAMAQACVQTLCRSAVKAGFECEVISDAIAAPSLSWESQDLSGEQLVAANLISLSFGGAKAVSLDQWLVEAKLAG, from the coding sequence ATGAGTCAATCTATCCGCCAAGCCGTCATGCAAGCCAGCCAAGCCTGGATTGCCGATTTCAACCGTCAGGCCTTTGCCGACTGCATCGCCCGCTATCTGCCTGGGGCGCAGATGCAGGTCTCCCCCTTCGGCCGTTTCGATGGCATAGAGGCGATCAGCCAATTCTGGCTCGGCTTTGCCCAGCAGAATCCGGGTGAGCTGGTCTATCGCAATGTGGAGATCAAGGTGCTCAGCGACAAACAGGCGATACTCTCGGCCAACTGGCGAATGAACATCGCCAGCGGTTTCATCAGTAAGGAGTTGTGGACCCTGGCCGACGACGGCCACTGGTATCTGGAAGAGGATGATTTCAGCGTGCTGACCCAGCTGAGCGAGCCCCTGGCGCCACAGATGCGCAGCGCCCTGGTGCTGGTGGATTTGCAAAACGACTATTTTAAGGGTGGCCGCTTCGCGCTGGATAACTGCGAACAGGCGGCGACTAATGCGGCCAAGCTGCTCCATCATTTTCGCATCAATCAACTGCCGGTGATCCATGTGCAGCATATCTTCAAGGATCCCGAGGCGAGCTTCTTCCAGGCAGGCACCCAGGGCGTGGAGATCGCCGACATGGTCGCGCCAAAGGGCAATGAACCCGTCATCATCAAGCATCATGTGGACAGCTTCATCGACACAGCTCTGTCTCAGACATTGATCGAGCTGGGCATAGACAAGCTAGTGGTCGTCGGCGCCATGGCCCAGGCCTGTGTGCAGACTCTGTGTCGCAGCGCCGTCAAGGCAGGCTTCGAGTGCGAGGTGATAAGTGATGCCATTGCCGCCCCGAGTCTCTCTTGGGAGAGTCAGGATCTAAGCGGCGAGCAGCTGGTGGCGGCGAACCTCATCTCGTTGAGCTTTGGTGGCGCCAAGGCGGTCAGCCTAGATCAGTGGTTAGTCGAGGCCAAACTGGCAGGCTAG
- a CDS encoding porin has translation MKNHKIIFRTSMIAAAMALASTQGYAAEQPLSEQVEALNQRIAQLEAQAAPSQFKNSEVSLYGSIRPTLSYLDDSTDETWDVRDALSRVGIKASTEFADGWRAIAQGEWSVDIANSGNFGKARQAYVAIASPYGQVGIGKQRPAQYSLIAEYVDIFNHGNSPYAYDHESPFFVDNFVTYKLVTGGFTWMAGAQFDGDKGDTGADFVNIGVGYDVGALHLGLGYVTQDSLENGQVNGDNQTLGGVVAYTFDNGLYLAASYQDKQYNFDNQVQHGDRSGSTLDTALAYPLSNEYKIKLGYFQFKDGIEDISSMDYDGFNTTLEWNPLANVRVHLEYLDKNYDNLNDDRAVTVGFRYDFNLNWKD, from the coding sequence ATGAAAAACCATAAGATTATTTTTCGCACCTCAATGATCGCCGCCGCAATGGCACTCGCTTCTACTCAGGGTTATGCCGCCGAGCAGCCCCTGAGTGAACAGGTCGAGGCACTCAACCAGCGCATTGCCCAACTAGAGGCTCAGGCTGCGCCGTCACAGTTCAAGAATAGCGAAGTCAGCCTCTACGGCTCTATCCGTCCGACACTCAGCTACCTCGACGACAGCACGGATGAAACCTGGGATGTGAGAGACGCCCTCTCTCGCGTCGGCATCAAGGCCAGCACTGAGTTTGCCGACGGCTGGCGCGCCATCGCCCAAGGGGAATGGAGCGTCGATATCGCCAACTCTGGCAACTTCGGCAAGGCGAGACAGGCCTATGTGGCCATCGCATCCCCCTACGGCCAGGTGGGCATAGGTAAACAACGTCCGGCCCAATACAGCCTGATCGCCGAATACGTGGATATCTTCAACCACGGCAACAGCCCTTACGCCTACGACCATGAAAGTCCCTTCTTCGTCGACAACTTCGTGACCTACAAGCTGGTGACTGGCGGCTTCACCTGGATGGCCGGCGCCCAGTTTGACGGCGATAAGGGCGACACAGGCGCGGATTTCGTCAACATAGGCGTAGGTTACGATGTCGGAGCCCTGCATCTGGGTCTGGGCTATGTCACTCAAGACAGTTTGGAGAACGGCCAGGTAAACGGCGACAACCAGACCCTGGGCGGTGTGGTGGCCTATACCTTCGATAACGGCCTCTACCTGGCGGCAAGCTACCAGGACAAGCAATACAACTTCGATAATCAGGTGCAACATGGCGATCGCAGCGGCAGCACCTTAGATACCGCCCTAGCCTATCCACTGAGCAACGAGTACAAGATCAAGCTGGGCTACTTCCAGTTTAAAGACGGTATCGAGGATATCAGCTCTATGGACTATGACGGCTTTAACACCACCCTGGAATGGAACCCGCTGGCCAACGTGCGCGTACACCTGGAGTACCTGGATAAGAACTACGACAACCTAAACGACGATCGCGCCGTTACCGTCGGCTTCCGCTATGACTTCAACTTAAACTGGAAAGACTAA
- a CDS encoding formate dehydrogenase subunit gamma, whose amino-acid sequence MSKAIRWLSLIVLGLFASSYALAEETATLQPQQWQTIQEHAISGDIPEIRGLPTQPELLMPASIPQQADESLLSYLGATDTIAFALFASLFGVTALFILFVVVNGVSKLDHGFSGKLIKRWSGLSVSVHWLGAIPCILLILTGLVLGGGRFYFEPGMNAGSWSALVGLSSSLHELMAFPFILGYVLMVLMWAPKQFPASYDLKWFAVLGGYINFGKKQHPDAGFANAGEKLWFWVFALFGGIMVVSGLAMMFPETYGVTKNTANLMLVLHIASTVIISAFSVVHIFMATVMSEGGMSNMTSGYCDENWAKQHHNLWFADLKKAGKV is encoded by the coding sequence ATGAGTAAAGCAATAAGATGGTTAAGCCTTATTGTGCTCGGTCTGTTTGCATCCAGTTATGCACTGGCCGAAGAGACCGCCACCCTGCAGCCGCAGCAGTGGCAAACCATTCAGGAGCACGCCATCTCTGGTGATATTCCTGAGATCCGCGGCCTGCCGACCCAGCCTGAGCTGCTGATGCCGGCGTCGATTCCACAGCAGGCCGACGAGTCGCTGCTGAGCTACCTGGGCGCGACCGATACCATCGCCTTCGCCCTGTTTGCCAGCTTGTTTGGCGTAACCGCCCTCTTCATCCTATTCGTGGTGGTGAACGGCGTCTCTAAGCTGGACCATGGCTTCTCGGGTAAGCTGATCAAGCGTTGGTCGGGCCTTAGCGTCAGTGTGCACTGGCTGGGTGCCATCCCTTGCATCCTGCTGATCCTTACTGGTTTAGTACTAGGCGGCGGCCGCTTCTACTTTGAGCCTGGCATGAACGCCGGTTCCTGGTCGGCCCTGGTGGGTCTATCCAGCAGTCTGCATGAGTTGATGGCCTTCCCCTTCATCCTCGGCTATGTGCTGATGGTCCTGATGTGGGCGCCTAAGCAGTTCCCCGCAAGCTATGACCTGAAATGGTTTGCCGTACTGGGCGGCTACATCAACTTCGGCAAGAAGCAGCACCCCGATGCGGGCTTTGCCAACGCGGGTGAGAAGCTATGGTTCTGGGTATTCGCCCTGTTCGGCGGTATCATGGTGGTCTCTGGCCTAGCGATGATGTTCCCCGAGACCTATGGCGTCACCAAGAACACGGCCAATCTGATGCTGGTATTGCATATTGCCTCAACCGTCATCATCAGCGCCTTCTCTGTGGTGCATATCTTCATGGCGACCGTGATGTCCGAAGGCGGCATGTCAAACATGACCTCTGGCTACTGTGACGAAAACTGGGCCAAACAGCATCACAACCTCTGGTTCGCCGACCTGAAAAAGGCTGGCAAGGTTTAA
- a CDS encoding 4Fe-4S dicluster domain-containing protein: MSLNKKVGFVFRQENCVGCGACTVACQIHNELPENHRFRKVDRYEVKRDDGAIDVWLSHACMHCENPACLMVCPAKAYHVRDDGIVVLDREKCTGCGLCASACPYAAVSIREDDGKADKCNMCVELLDRGMKPACVSGCPVECLDVGNLQEVLKRPSASKQGIGYGDCITKPNLVIIKERA; the protein is encoded by the coding sequence ATGTCGTTAAATAAGAAAGTGGGCTTTGTGTTCAGACAAGAAAACTGTGTCGGTTGCGGTGCCTGTACCGTTGCCTGCCAGATCCACAATGAACTGCCCGAGAACCATAGATTCCGTAAAGTCGATCGCTATGAAGTGAAGCGTGACGATGGCGCTATCGATGTCTGGTTGTCCCACGCCTGTATGCACTGCGAAAACCCAGCCTGTCTCATGGTCTGTCCGGCGAAAGCCTACCATGTGCGCGATGACGGTATCGTGGTGCTGGACCGTGAGAAATGCACGGGTTGTGGCCTGTGTGCCAGCGCCTGTCCTTACGCGGCCGTCAGTATCCGCGAGGACGACGGCAAGGCAGACAAGTGCAACATGTGTGTGGAACTGCTGGACCGCGGCATGAAACCCGCGTGCGTGAGTGGCTGCCCGGTAGAGTGCCTGGATGTCGGCAATCTGCAAGAAGTGCTCAAGCGTCCATCGGCAAGCAAACAAGGCATAGGCTACGGCGATTGCATCACCAAACCTAACCTAGTGATCATTAAGGAACGCGCATAA
- a CDS encoding LysR family transcriptional regulator, whose amino-acid sequence MFRKNEQKRLAYQMLVFDEVVNQGSFTAAAEALGHTKSAVSQYVSQLEQDLGIKLLTRSTRQLHLTTQGEAMAQRSRQLWRLLTETLEAAHDQQAVPGGRMAITAPLAFEAPLLTPIIAELCGEFPQLLPEMHYDDARLDILQHNLDMAISVGPQKDSGYHAIPIGRLDSVLVAAPGYINRSVAITAESLRGHSLIVLPWQRPLVLQGPSGLAFEAAKEIKVNTSISAINSAIAGVGIALVPSIFIEAELAQGKLQRVLPEHSGPSREVFAIHAYQQQLPLALRLVVERLKEAFRQKAPVSG is encoded by the coding sequence ATGTTCAGAAAAAACGAACAAAAGCGGCTGGCATATCAGATGCTGGTATTCGATGAGGTAGTCAATCAGGGCTCCTTCACCGCCGCGGCGGAGGCGCTTGGCCATACCAAGTCGGCGGTGAGCCAGTATGTGAGCCAGCTGGAGCAAGATCTCGGCATCAAGCTGCTGACCCGCAGTACCCGCCAGCTGCATCTCACCACTCAAGGGGAGGCGATGGCTCAGCGCAGTCGTCAGCTGTGGCGCTTGCTGACCGAAACCCTGGAGGCGGCCCATGACCAGCAGGCGGTGCCCGGTGGGCGAATGGCGATCACCGCGCCCCTGGCCTTCGAGGCGCCGCTGCTCACCCCCATCATTGCCGAACTCTGCGGCGAGTTTCCGCAGCTGCTGCCAGAGATGCATTATGACGATGCCCGGTTGGATATCTTGCAGCACAACCTGGACATGGCGATCTCTGTCGGGCCGCAGAAAGACAGCGGCTATCATGCTATTCCTATCGGCCGACTCGACAGCGTCCTGGTGGCAGCCCCTGGTTATATCAACCGCAGCGTCGCCATCACGGCGGAGAGTCTGCGGGGCCACAGCTTGATAGTCCTCCCCTGGCAGCGGCCTCTGGTACTGCAAGGCCCTAGTGGTCTGGCCTTCGAGGCGGCTAAGGAGATCAAGGTCAACACCTCCATTAGCGCCATCAACAGCGCCATTGCAGGTGTCGGCATTGCCCTGGTGCCTTCTATCTTTATCGAGGCTGAGCTGGCTCAGGGCAAGCTGCAGCGGGTGCTACCCGAGCACAGCGGTCCGTCGCGAGAGGTATTTGCCATTCACGCCTATCAGCAGCAGTTACCCCTGGCGTTGCGTTTAGTAGTGGAGAGGTTGAAAGAGGCCTTCAGGCAGAAGGCCCCTGTGAGTGGTTAG
- a CDS encoding TorD/DmsD family molecular chaperone: MTAEYGPTAMAYHAFKSMMFAPSDTQALAGLIAYLEQESPDSPLLIEARKFSDDASELEFDFNRMCIGPYKLLVAPYESVYLSGNHQIFTEETVRVAEFYQQIGLVIDDSFNEPADFIGNELEFLYCLHAMAAEQQALENSEHVEALNELAAEFLQTHLGRWITPFCEGIAKHAKQPFWPLLAHELLQFINQQLQAAPSLDGAE, translated from the coding sequence ATGACAGCAGAATATGGCCCAACGGCAATGGCTTACCATGCCTTCAAATCTATGATGTTCGCGCCCTCGGATACTCAGGCTCTCGCAGGCTTAATCGCCTACCTGGAGCAGGAGTCGCCAGACAGCCCGCTACTCATAGAGGCACGCAAGTTCAGTGACGACGCATCCGAATTGGAGTTTGATTTTAATCGCATGTGTATCGGGCCATACAAGCTGTTAGTCGCCCCCTATGAATCGGTTTACCTCAGTGGCAATCATCAGATCTTCACCGAGGAAACCGTCAGGGTGGCCGAGTTCTACCAACAAATTGGTCTGGTCATCGACGATAGCTTCAACGAGCCGGCCGACTTTATCGGTAACGAACTCGAGTTCCTCTATTGCCTGCACGCCATGGCCGCCGAGCAACAAGCGCTGGAAAACAGCGAGCATGTTGAGGCGCTCAATGAACTCGCGGCGGAGTTTCTCCAAACCCATCTTGGGCGTTGGATAACCCCCTTCTGCGAGGGCATTGCCAAACATGCGAAACAGCCTTTCTGGCCGCTGTTGGCTCACGAGCTACTGCAGTTTATCAATCAACAACTTCAAGCGGCGCCCAGCCTAGACGGCGCCGAATGA
- a CDS encoding YgiQ family radical SAM protein translates to MQVESTLFTYPKYLGRNEKPAPFLPMSRKEMAKLGWDSCDIIIVTGDAYVDHPSFGMAVIGRMLEAQGFRVGIISQPDWSSKEDFMKLGKPNLYFGVTAGNMDSMINRYTAERRLRHDDAYTAGNVGGKRPDRAVTVYTQRCKEAYKQVPVVIGGIEASLRRIAHYDYWSDKVRRSVILDAKADILVYGNAERPLVELSHRLAAGESVGDIHDVRGTTVIRKEPLYGWKGMDSRKLDQLHKIDPIPNPYGADDVGCQNLSGPSDVKVFDNDAPKPISVQPPRPKPWEKTYVLLPSYEKVAGDKYLYAHASRILHQEQNPGCARALFQPHAERAIWVNPPAWPLNTDEMDGVFDLAYKRVPHPVYGKEKIPAYDMIKTSINIMRGCFGGCSFCSITEHEGRIIQSRSQDSIIKEIKDIQDKVPGFTGVISDLGGPTANMYRLGCTSVKAESTCRRLSCVFPSICGHLDTDHQATIDLYRAARDVPGIKKVLIASGVRYDLATEDPRYVKELASHHVGGYLKIAPEHTEEGPLNKMMKPGMGTYDKFKELFDKYSAEAGKKQYLIPYFISAHPGTTDEDMVNLALWLKGEKFKLDQVQNFYPSPMANATTIYHTELNSLKNVKHSSETVEVPKGGRQRKLHKALLRYHDPAGWPMIREALIKMGKEHLIGGGVNCLVPAETRQERQGHRAKATKTPAGKKAVTRFSANQFDERKGNGQGNAQGKSQGKGVSGKGSTGKGGAGKASAGKAGKRPMKNAWGTTPKHQR, encoded by the coding sequence ATGCAGGTCGAATCCACACTCTTTACTTATCCCAAGTATCTGGGCCGCAATGAAAAGCCGGCGCCCTTCTTGCCTATGTCGCGCAAGGAGATGGCCAAGCTGGGCTGGGATAGCTGTGACATCATTATCGTCACGGGTGACGCCTATGTAGATCATCCCAGCTTCGGGATGGCGGTGATCGGCCGTATGCTGGAGGCCCAGGGCTTCAGGGTCGGCATCATCTCTCAGCCAGATTGGTCGAGCAAAGAGGATTTCATGAAGTTGGGTAAGCCCAACCTCTACTTCGGTGTGACCGCGGGTAACATGGATTCGATGATCAACCGCTACACCGCCGAGCGCCGTCTGCGTCATGACGATGCCTACACGGCCGGTAACGTGGGCGGTAAGCGTCCGGATCGCGCCGTGACCGTCTATACCCAGCGCTGTAAAGAAGCCTACAAGCAGGTGCCTGTGGTGATCGGCGGTATCGAGGCCAGCCTGCGCCGCATCGCCCACTATGACTATTGGTCAGATAAGGTGCGCCGCTCGGTGATCTTAGACGCCAAGGCCGATATCTTGGTTTACGGTAACGCCGAGCGCCCGCTGGTAGAGCTGTCCCATCGTCTTGCCGCCGGTGAGAGTGTCGGTGACATCCATGATGTGCGCGGCACTACAGTGATCCGTAAAGAGCCCCTGTATGGCTGGAAGGGGATGGATTCGCGCAAGCTGGATCAGCTGCACAAGATAGACCCTATTCCTAACCCTTATGGCGCCGACGACGTGGGTTGTCAGAATCTCTCCGGCCCAAGCGACGTCAAGGTGTTCGATAACGACGCACCTAAGCCTATTTCGGTGCAGCCGCCACGACCTAAGCCTTGGGAGAAGACCTATGTCTTGCTGCCAAGCTATGAGAAGGTCGCCGGCGACAAGTATCTCTATGCCCATGCTTCGCGCATTTTGCACCAGGAGCAGAACCCGGGCTGTGCCCGTGCCCTGTTCCAGCCCCATGCCGAACGCGCCATCTGGGTCAATCCACCGGCCTGGCCGCTCAATACCGACGAGATGGACGGTGTGTTCGACCTGGCTTACAAGCGGGTACCGCACCCCGTGTATGGCAAGGAGAAGATCCCCGCCTATGACATGATCAAGACCTCGATCAACATCATGCGTGGCTGCTTCGGCGGATGCTCCTTCTGCTCTATTACCGAGCATGAGGGCCGCATTATCCAGAGCCGCTCGCAAGATTCGATCATCAAAGAGATCAAGGATATTCAAGACAAGGTGCCAGGATTCACCGGGGTGATCTCGGATCTCGGCGGCCCGACTGCCAACATGTACCGCCTGGGCTGTACCTCGGTGAAGGCCGAGAGTACCTGTCGCCGACTCTCCTGTGTGTTCCCCTCAATCTGTGGCCACTTAGATACCGACCATCAGGCGACGATCGATCTCTATCGCGCCGCTCGCGACGTGCCAGGCATCAAGAAGGTGCTTATCGCCTCGGGCGTGCGTTACGACCTGGCAACTGAAGACCCGCGCTATGTGAAGGAGCTGGCCAGTCACCATGTGGGCGGTTACCTGAAGATCGCCCCCGAGCATACCGAAGAGGGCCCGCTGAATAAGATGATGAAGCCGGGCATGGGCACCTATGACAAGTTCAAGGAGCTGTTCGACAAGTACTCTGCCGAGGCGGGCAAGAAGCAGTATCTGATCCCTTATTTCATCTCGGCCCACCCGGGCACCACGGATGAGGATATGGTGAATTTGGCGCTCTGGCTCAAGGGCGAGAAGTTTAAGCTGGATCAGGTGCAGAACTTCTATCCGTCGCCTATGGCTAATGCCACGACGATTTATCATACCGAGCTGAACTCGCTGAAAAACGTCAAGCACAGCAGTGAGACTGTTGAGGTACCTAAGGGCGGCCGTCAGCGTAAGCTGCACAAGGCGCTGCTGCGTTATCACGACCCGGCCGGTTGGCCGATGATCCGTGAAGCCCTGATCAAGATGGGCAAGGAACATCTTATCGGTGGCGGGGTGAACTGTCTGGTGCCGGCGGAGACCCGTCAGGAACGTCAGGGCCATCGAGCCAAGGCGACCAAGACGCCTGCGGGTAAGAAGGCGGTAACTCGTTTTAGCGCTAACCAGTTCGATGAGCGTAAGGGTAATGGTCAAGGCAATGCTCAAGGTAAGAGCCAAGGTAAGGGCGTCTCTGGCAAGGGAAGCACGGGCAAAGGTGGCGCGGGCAAAGCAAGTGCAGGCAAGGCTGGCAAGCGTCCAATGAAGAATGCCTGGGGCACCACGCCTAAGCATCAACGCTAA
- a CDS encoding methyl-accepting chemotaxis protein has translation MGFKKSLVASMVTLVALCLLISNWLSYVQIKEATIARVNDKLTGVTRNESAKVATWFGAKAQAMDELAQHYRLGSYQNNYVNTARLATDLSGVARIYFGFDDGSAYSTETGDKWLNGRAIPGKYDPRTRPWYQQGKATTQLDVTDIYIDDGTGHKVISILKNLGDGVVLGDIELTYLHDVVSAIDYPGAVALITDQTGKVLASESPTLVSGSRFSDFGLPQVQQKIIGSDEVMQEYRIDGVDKLGFSKAIPLVNGKQWFLFIGLDKSNAYAVVDKALTSALVSSAVMLLCAISILLGVLYLLYRPILSLKAMVTELSKGNGDLTKRLEIHSEDDLGQISTGINQFIANLQAMMREVLQASAHISGSVERLNGETETNRHILSAHTKETEQIVAAVEEMSATANDVAQNGSETASFTQLTNEQALASKQVVAQATETVNRLVREVEHTADKIGQIDRDTINITQVLKVIGDIADQTNLLALNAAIEAARAGEQGRGFAVVADEVRALAARTQDSTAEIEETLSNLRDASNSAIHSMEVTKQTCLETASTTERVATDLDAIGSSVNQINDLNTQIATAAEEQSSVSAEITRNMSAICDMANELARSGESSRNETVNLATANQQLEQIVGQFKLD, from the coding sequence ATGGGATTCAAGAAATCACTCGTGGCCTCCATGGTCACCTTAGTCGCCCTCTGTCTGTTGATCTCGAACTGGCTCTCCTACGTCCAGATTAAAGAGGCCACCATCGCCAGGGTTAACGACAAACTCACCGGCGTCACCCGTAACGAGTCGGCCAAGGTTGCCACCTGGTTTGGCGCCAAGGCCCAGGCCATGGATGAACTGGCCCAGCACTACCGTCTGGGGAGTTACCAGAACAACTATGTCAACACCGCGCGTCTCGCCACAGACCTCTCCGGGGTCGCCCGCATCTATTTCGGCTTCGATGACGGCAGCGCCTACTCCACCGAAACCGGCGACAAATGGCTCAACGGCAGGGCGATCCCCGGCAAGTACGATCCCAGAACCCGCCCCTGGTATCAGCAGGGTAAGGCCACAACTCAGCTGGACGTCACCGACATCTACATAGACGACGGTACGGGCCACAAGGTGATCTCCATCCTGAAGAATCTGGGCGACGGTGTGGTGCTGGGTGATATAGAACTCACCTATCTTCATGATGTTGTCAGCGCCATAGATTATCCTGGGGCGGTCGCCCTCATCACAGATCAAACCGGCAAGGTATTGGCGTCAGAGTCCCCCACCCTGGTCAGTGGCAGCCGCTTCAGCGACTTCGGCCTACCTCAGGTGCAACAGAAGATCATCGGCAGCGATGAGGTGATGCAGGAATATCGCATCGACGGCGTCGATAAGCTGGGCTTCTCGAAAGCCATTCCCCTGGTTAATGGCAAGCAGTGGTTCCTCTTCATTGGCCTGGATAAGTCGAACGCCTATGCCGTGGTCGATAAGGCCCTTACCAGCGCCCTCGTCTCTTCCGCCGTCATGTTGCTGTGCGCCATCAGCATCTTGCTTGGGGTCCTGTACCTCCTCTATCGCCCTATCTTGTCGCTCAAGGCCATGGTTACCGAACTGTCTAAGGGCAACGGCGATCTCACCAAACGACTCGAGATACATAGCGAGGACGATCTGGGGCAGATCTCCACGGGGATCAATCAGTTTATCGCCAACCTGCAGGCCATGATGCGCGAGGTGCTACAGGCCTCGGCCCATATCTCAGGCAGTGTCGAGCGACTCAATGGGGAGACAGAGACCAATCGCCACATCCTCTCAGCTCACACCAAAGAGACAGAGCAGATCGTCGCCGCAGTGGAAGAGATGAGCGCCACCGCCAACGACGTCGCCCAAAATGGCAGCGAGACCGCCTCCTTTACCCAACTCACCAACGAACAGGCGCTGGCATCGAAGCAGGTAGTGGCCCAGGCCACAGAGACAGTCAACCGCCTGGTTAGGGAGGTGGAACATACCGCCGACAAGATAGGCCAGATCGACCGCGACACCATCAATATCACCCAGGTGCTCAAGGTGATTGGTGACATCGCCGACCAAACCAACCTACTGGCCCTCAACGCCGCCATCGAGGCCGCTCGAGCCGGCGAGCAGGGACGGGGATTTGCCGTGGTGGCCGACGAGGTGCGGGCCCTTGCCGCGCGCACCCAGGACAGCACGGCGGAAATTGAGGAGACACTAAGCAATCTCAGAGACGCCTCTAACAGCGCGATCCACTCGATGGAGGTCACCAAGCAGACTTGTCTGGAAACCGCCAGCACCACAGAGAGAGTCGCCACGGATCTCGACGCCATCGGCAGTTCGGTTAATCAGATCAACGATCTGAACACCCAGATCGCCACCGCCGCCGAAGAGCAAAGCTCTGTCTCGGCCGAGATCACCCGCAACATGAGCGCCATCTGCGACATGGCCAACGAACTGGCTCGCAGCGGCGAGTCGAGCCGCAACGAAACCGTTAACCTGGCCACCGCCAATCAGCAGCTGGAACAGATAGTTGGACAGTTCAAACTCGACTAA
- a CDS encoding YkvA family protein, whose amino-acid sequence MSDSHCGQNGEAKIEGYSDDGFWHKVKQFAKQAGREVIDNALCLYYAAQRPDTPKWAKTVIFGALAYFITPLDAIPDLTPVVGFSDDLGALAAALAMVSMYIDDKVKQQAAAKTSAWFD is encoded by the coding sequence ATGAGTGACTCACATTGCGGCCAAAATGGTGAGGCTAAGATCGAAGGCTACAGTGACGACGGTTTTTGGCACAAGGTTAAGCAGTTTGCCAAGCAGGCCGGGCGCGAGGTGATCGACAACGCCCTGTGCCTCTATTACGCGGCTCAAAGGCCGGACACGCCCAAGTGGGCCAAGACGGTGATCTTCGGCGCCCTGGCTTATTTCATCACGCCGCTGGACGCCATACCGGATCTCACTCCCGTGGTGGGATTCTCAGATGATCTCGGCGCTTTGGCCGCGGCGCTGGCCATGGTCAGCATGTATATCGATGACAAGGTGAAGCAGCAGGCCGCTGCCAAGACCTCGGCTTGGTTCGACTGA